One genomic region from Equus asinus isolate D_3611 breed Donkey chromosome 10, EquAss-T2T_v2, whole genome shotgun sequence encodes:
- the LOC106830781 gene encoding olfactory receptor 1J4-like produces the protein MRREKQTNVSEFFLLGLPIPPGQQDIFFTLFLGMYLTTVLGNLLIILLIRLDSRLHTPMYFFLSHLAFTDISFSSVTVPKMLMDIHTNHKSILFTACICQMYFFILFGCLDNFLLAVMAYDRYVAICQPLHYTTIMSQELCISLVGGSWFLCCAHALLHTLLLVQLSFCADNIIPHFFCDLPTLLKMSCSNISLNELVIFTEGGMIIILPLSSVLGSYIRIGTTVLRVPSTKRFCKAFSTCGSHLFVVSLYYGTIAGVYFFSSPSISNDKDIIASVMYMVVTPMLNPFIYSLRNRDMKHALEILVNRIKVLTHNH, from the coding sequence aTGAGGAGGGAGAAGCAGACCAATGTGTCTGAGTTCTTCCTTCTGGGCCTCCCCATCCCACCAGGGCAGCAGGACATATTCTTCACCCTATTCTTGGGCATGTACCTGACCACAGTGCTGGGGAACTTGCTCATCATCCTGCTCATCAGGCTCGACTCTCgtctccacacccccatgtacttcttcctcagtCACTTGGCCTTCACTGACATCTCTTTCTCATCTGTCACTGTCCCCAAAATGTTGATGGACATTCACACTAATCACAAGTCCATCCTCTTCACAGCGTGCATTTGtcagatgtattttttcatattgtttggtTGTCTTGACAATTTCCTTCTTGCAGTGATGGCATACGACAGGTATGTGGCCATCTGTCAGCCACTCCACTATACCACCATCATGAGTCAGGAGCTGTGTATCTCACTAGTAGGTGGGTCCTGGTTCCTCTGTTGTGCACATGCCCTGTTGCACACCCTCCTCCTGGTCCAACTTTCATTCTGTGCTGACAATATCATTCCCCACTTCTTCTGTGATCTCCCTACACTCCTGAAGATGAGCTGCTCAAACATCTCCCTCAATGAGCTGGTCATTTTCACTGAGGGAGGAATGATTATCATCCTGCCTTTGAGCAGTGTCTTGGGCTCTTATATCCGGATAGGTACCACTGTTCTGAGGGTCCCCTCCACCAAGAGATTCTGCAAAGCCTTTTCTACTTGTGGCTCCCATCTCTTTGTTGTGTCTTTATACTATGGGACCATTGCAGgtgtttactttttctcctcaccatccatctccaatGATAAAGACATAATTGCTTCTGTGATGTATATGGTAGTCACTCCAATGCTGAACCCCTTTATCTATAGTCTGAGGAACAGAGATATGAAACATGCCTTAGAAATATTAGTTAATAGGATTAAGGTTTTAACTCACAATCACTAA